In the genome of Nitrospira japonica, one region contains:
- a CDS encoding formylglycine-generating enzyme family protein, translating to MWGSLSLLIAAIVLGLPPAIRAADAVPPGSDGAPMVKVPAGPFPMGVPPGDRDGGRDEYPRHEVSLDTYEIDLYEVTNARYQAFVKSTAHRVPQNPNNPTRNLWQGETVSDTLADRPVVNVDWADADAYCRWAGKRLPTEAEWEKAAKGNTDHRFPWGNVEPTNKHLNFNQKWIGEKTLMPVGSYEAGKSPYGAYDMAGNVWEWVHDWYDPRYYEKSPGKNPKGPDSGTKRVLRGSGWQNETPTVRIFTRVESDPTVRNESTGFRCARDAK from the coding sequence ATGTGGGGCTCGCTTTCGCTGCTGATCGCCGCCATCGTCTTGGGTCTGCCTCCCGCAATCCGTGCCGCCGACGCAGTGCCGCCCGGAAGCGACGGAGCTCCGATGGTGAAGGTTCCGGCCGGACCCTTCCCGATGGGCGTGCCTCCCGGCGATCGGGACGGAGGCCGGGACGAATATCCCCGCCATGAGGTCTCTCTGGATACCTATGAGATCGACCTGTACGAGGTGACGAATGCCCGATATCAGGCGTTCGTAAAGTCCACGGCCCACCGCGTGCCGCAGAATCCCAACAATCCCACAAGGAATCTCTGGCAAGGCGAGACGGTGTCCGATACGCTGGCCGACCGGCCGGTCGTGAACGTAGACTGGGCCGATGCGGATGCCTATTGCCGGTGGGCGGGCAAACGATTGCCTACGGAAGCCGAATGGGAAAAGGCGGCCAAGGGCAACACCGATCATCGCTTTCCCTGGGGCAACGTCGAGCCCACCAACAAGCATTTGAACTTCAACCAGAAGTGGATAGGCGAAAAGACACTCATGCCGGTCGGGAGTTATGAGGCGGGAAAGAGTCCTTACGGTGCCTACGACATGGCGGGAAACGTTTGGGAGTGGGTCCACGACTGGTACGACCCCCGGTACTACGAGAAGAGTCCCGGCAAGAATCCCAAAGGGCCCGACAGCGGAACCAAGCGGGTGCTTCGCGGGTCCGGATGGCAGAATGAAACCCCGACCGTCCGCATTTTTACCCGCGTCGAGAGCGATCCGACCGTCCGGAACGAATCGACCGGCTTTCGCTGCGCAAGGGATGCGAAATAA
- a CDS encoding VOC family protein produces the protein MDVPAHRGLRHVALRVTNLKRSRAFYEQVLGMSVVWEPDADNVYFSSGADNLALHQISPGELQAYAAATRQLLDHLGVIVESPQAVDRMYAAVAPKIVSLGGAIAKEPKQHRDGSYSFYFSDPDGNVIQALYEPTISRLRWVSHD, from the coding sequence ATGGATGTTCCCGCGCATCGTGGCTTACGGCATGTGGCGCTCCGCGTCACCAACTTGAAACGCTCCCGGGCGTTTTATGAACAAGTGTTGGGGATGAGCGTGGTGTGGGAGCCGGATGCCGACAACGTGTATTTCAGTTCGGGGGCGGACAACTTGGCATTGCATCAAATCAGTCCGGGGGAGCTCCAGGCCTATGCCGCGGCGACCCGGCAGCTGTTGGATCATCTGGGCGTGATCGTGGAGAGTCCCCAAGCGGTCGATCGCATGTATGCCGCGGTGGCGCCGAAGATCGTGTCATTGGGGGGAGCCATCGCCAAGGAGCCGAAGCAGCACCGGGACGGCAGCTACTCATTTTACTTCTCCGATCCCGACGGCAACGTCATCCAAGCGCTGTACGAGCCGACCATCAGCAGGCTGCGATGGGTCAGCCATGACTGA